Proteins found in one Tumebacillus sp. BK434 genomic segment:
- a CDS encoding phosphotransferase, whose translation MKALLTDTYLMPNAMISEIAYGMMNHNYLVQTQDDTYVLKAYSAHLYPPDRVRRVCSVQKMLRQSGLPVPDVIATAAGELVAESKPGCCYVLSRFVLGQHPQRLHIRAAAAFSMGHTLGRLHHVLERMDRVTDYAVMDWETAMDRTEQLLRLAEPHRHATGVDEIAYQVLQSQLAAIERLAVLRAGLPKLPAQWVHGDYQETNLLFDKDDQITAVIDFDNLRCVPRGLELMRTMHLCFYNRRELLPEAYDFFAGYAATANGLTTDEVEALVPYWTYQEQITDWPMRTRYEQPDKYDPRWDRFIQISNDFWETHRGPVTERFLKILRTSNNK comes from the coding sequence TTGAAAGCATTGCTTACAGATACTTACCTGATGCCAAACGCGATGATTTCGGAGATCGCATATGGCATGATGAATCATAATTATTTGGTTCAAACACAGGATGATACATACGTGTTGAAAGCCTACTCAGCTCACCTCTATCCCCCCGACCGTGTACGTCGAGTCTGTTCGGTGCAAAAGATGTTGCGCCAATCGGGTCTGCCGGTTCCTGACGTGATCGCGACCGCTGCCGGGGAGTTGGTGGCGGAATCGAAACCGGGCTGCTGCTATGTGCTAAGCCGTTTCGTGCTTGGGCAGCATCCTCAGCGTTTGCATATTCGCGCAGCCGCTGCATTTTCTATGGGGCACACGCTAGGGCGCTTGCATCATGTTCTTGAACGAATGGATCGTGTCACAGATTACGCAGTGATGGATTGGGAGACCGCGATGGATCGGACGGAACAATTGCTCCGGCTTGCGGAACCGCATCGCCACGCTACCGGCGTGGATGAAATAGCATATCAGGTGTTACAGAGTCAGCTTGCAGCAATTGAACGTCTCGCTGTGCTGCGTGCTGGATTGCCGAAATTGCCAGCACAGTGGGTGCATGGCGATTATCAGGAGACCAACTTGCTATTTGATAAAGACGATCAAATCACCGCCGTGATTGATTTTGACAACCTGCGCTGCGTTCCGAGGGGATTGGAGCTCATGCGCACGATGCACCTTTGTTTTTATAACCGACGGGAACTGCTGCCTGAGGCATACGACTTTTTTGCCGGATATGCAGCCACTGCGAATGGCTTAACCACTGACGAAGTCGAAGCGCTCGTTCCTTACTGGACCTACCAAGAACAGATTACCGATTGGCCGATGCGCACCCGCTACGAACAGCCGGACAAATATGATCCTCGCTGGGATCGGTTCATCCAAATCAGCAATGATTTTTGGGAGACTCATCGCGGTCCTGTTACTGAACGATTTCTCAAAATCCTGCGCACAAGCAATAACAAGTGA
- a CDS encoding type III PLP-dependent enzyme, whose translation MNRIADYIQTAKQASSKPFCAFLYDLDHLRAHVKARVESMPANTRYFYAIKANSELPILRALAPIVHGFEVASIGEVQKVRSVSQDTPIIFGGPGKSDEELLGALEHHVSLIHVESQHELRRLNELCAKQGTVMPILLRVNLRGPLPTATLAMGGRPTQFGIDELQISEAIELAKRLPHVKLEGFHLHSLSNNLNAAEHVKLVQYYIERVTGWAAEHDLTLSYLNAGGGIGVNYADLEAQFDWEHFVGDLQPMLEAHLPEGMTVLFECGRYNTASCGYYAVEVLDIKENHGKTYAIIRGGTQHFRLPVSWQHSHPFVVVPSERWEYGFERKGVSDQQLTVVGQLCTPKDVLATDVTVPNLRIGDVLLFLYAGAYGWSISHHDFLSHPHPDHMYLGGDDHV comes from the coding sequence ATGAACCGTATTGCGGACTACATCCAAACTGCCAAGCAAGCGAGCAGCAAGCCGTTCTGTGCCTTCCTCTATGACCTCGACCACCTGCGCGCGCATGTCAAAGCGCGCGTGGAGTCGATGCCTGCCAACACGCGCTACTTCTATGCCATCAAAGCCAACTCCGAGCTCCCGATCCTCCGCGCCCTCGCCCCGATCGTCCACGGCTTCGAAGTCGCTTCGATCGGCGAAGTGCAGAAAGTGCGCTCCGTTTCCCAAGACACCCCGATCATCTTCGGCGGTCCGGGCAAATCGGACGAAGAGCTGCTCGGCGCCCTGGAGCACCACGTCTCCCTGATCCATGTCGAGAGTCAGCACGAGCTGCGCCGCCTGAACGAACTCTGCGCCAAGCAGGGCACCGTGATGCCGATCCTGCTCCGCGTCAACCTGCGCGGCCCGCTGCCGACCGCGACCTTGGCGATGGGCGGGCGCCCGACCCAGTTTGGCATCGATGAGCTGCAGATTTCAGAAGCGATCGAACTCGCCAAGCGCCTGCCGCACGTCAAGCTCGAAGGCTTCCACCTGCATTCCCTCTCCAACAACCTGAACGCCGCCGAACACGTCAAACTGGTGCAGTATTACATCGAGCGCGTCACAGGCTGGGCGGCCGAACACGACCTCACGCTTTCCTACCTGAACGCCGGCGGCGGCATCGGCGTCAACTATGCGGATCTGGAAGCGCAGTTTGACTGGGAGCATTTCGTGGGCGACCTGCAGCCGATGCTGGAAGCGCACCTGCCGGAAGGGATGACCGTGCTCTTCGAATGCGGCCGCTACAACACCGCGTCCTGCGGCTACTATGCGGTCGAAGTGCTCGACATCAAAGAAAACCACGGCAAGACCTACGCCATCATCCGCGGCGGCACCCAGCACTTCCGCCTGCCCGTCTCCTGGCAGCACAGCCATCCGTTCGTCGTCGTGCCGAGCGAGCGCTGGGAGTATGGATTTGAACGCAAAGGTGTATCGGATCAGCAATTGACCGTCGTCGGCCAGCTCTGCACACCGAAAGACGTCCTGGCGACCGATGTGACCGTGCCGAACCTGCGGATCGGGGATGTCCTCCTGTTCCTGTATGCAGGCGCATACGGCTGGTCGATCTCGCACCACGACTTCCTGAGCCACCCGCACCCGGATCACATGTACCTCGGAGGTGACGATCATGTATGA
- a CDS encoding DevR family CRISPR-associated autoregulator, with the protein MSIPFQSFSISGLLTLDMHSLNNEGAEGNHLQTRMVHILDGEGEPTVVNAVSGDMLKHIQAEHLHGLAVDKDLALCEGCKTLSSNRINADHEFIESLGSKAPTADVLRKLLNHCAMDDLEGVLITANKNSAPRKSTVEFGWLIGLPEVTRTETYFHVKFDKDRKEGSGDDSGANLGQNIFYRPASSGKYALVMNAELNRVGFNDFTREYEISETERQERVQALLESVMLTFIKPLGAHRSTQFPHILNFEGVVAVSGSTVPAPTISPLNAKYQAEIEGVSNNLNRLYPNTIQTHVFHSQSEFTKIMADLIEQVR; encoded by the coding sequence ATGAGCATTCCGTTCCAATCTTTTTCAATTTCCGGTCTTTTGACCTTGGACATGCACTCGCTGAACAATGAAGGTGCGGAAGGAAATCACCTGCAGACTCGTATGGTGCACATTTTGGATGGCGAAGGGGAGCCGACCGTTGTCAACGCGGTATCCGGCGATATGTTGAAGCATATCCAAGCGGAGCATTTGCATGGTCTGGCAGTTGATAAAGACTTGGCGCTCTGTGAAGGATGCAAGACGCTGAGCTCCAACCGTATCAACGCTGACCACGAATTTATAGAATCTTTAGGAAGTAAGGCTCCGACAGCTGATGTCTTGAGGAAACTGCTGAACCACTGTGCGATGGACGATCTTGAAGGCGTTTTGATCACCGCGAACAAAAACTCCGCTCCGAGAAAATCGACGGTTGAATTTGGCTGGCTGATCGGCCTCCCGGAAGTCACTCGTACAGAAACGTACTTTCACGTGAAGTTTGACAAAGATCGCAAAGAGGGGTCTGGTGACGACAGTGGAGCCAACTTGGGCCAAAATATTTTCTATCGGCCGGCGAGCTCAGGGAAATACGCGCTCGTGATGAACGCAGAATTGAATCGAGTGGGTTTTAACGATTTCACACGTGAATACGAGATTTCCGAAACTGAGCGCCAAGAGCGCGTTCAGGCATTGCTCGAGAGCGTGATGCTGACCTTCATCAAACCGCTTGGTGCTCACCGCAGCACTCAATTTCCGCACATTTTGAACTTTGAGGGCGTAGTAGCGGTATCAGGCTCTACCGTGCCTGCGCCGACGATTAGCCCGTTGAATGCGAAATACCAAGCAGAAATCGAGGGTGTTTCTAACAACCTGAATCGTCTGTATCCGAACACCATTCAAACGCATGTGTTCCACTCCCAATCTGAGTTCACGAAAATCATGGCTGACTTGATTGAGCAGGTGAGATAA
- a CDS encoding type I-A CRISPR-associated protein Cas5, with product MWLLTTYRHTALFSLRSSMATSSGGKTNLVPSMYSVKMAILDASFRMGLDGADIFPWVRDLEIRFEPPAHAVVNNSFIKVLSEPKTKDPEGLPFISSVGYREFVSFEGDLCIAICVDGLEGDKLSTLKSILLHINYLGKRGSFVQVVEQEMQDELRHTFSVVLGERSTTSSVVMVQYLDDMGATATFESINSYSDVKNTLGRDRVMRIVFLPYRIKSSSRGYTVYSR from the coding sequence ATGTGGTTGCTGACAACCTATCGTCATACCGCACTGTTTTCCCTCCGATCCTCGATGGCGACGAGTTCTGGAGGAAAAACGAATCTTGTCCCGAGCATGTACAGCGTGAAGATGGCAATTTTGGATGCATCCTTTCGCATGGGACTGGACGGAGCTGATATTTTTCCATGGGTACGCGACCTGGAGATCCGTTTTGAGCCTCCCGCACATGCTGTCGTCAATAACAGTTTCATCAAAGTTTTGAGTGAGCCAAAAACCAAGGACCCAGAAGGGCTACCCTTTATCTCTTCGGTCGGTTATCGGGAGTTTGTCTCGTTTGAGGGAGATCTGTGTATTGCGATCTGTGTGGATGGGCTAGAAGGAGACAAGTTGTCTACCTTGAAGAGCATTCTGCTTCATATCAACTACCTGGGCAAGCGGGGAAGTTTTGTTCAAGTTGTGGAACAAGAAATGCAAGATGAGCTTCGGCATACGTTCAGTGTAGTTTTAGGCGAACGAAGCACAACCAGTTCCGTAGTCATGGTGCAATACTTAGATGATATGGGAGCTACAGCAACATTTGAAAGCATCAACTCGTATAGCGACGTTAAGAATACGCTAGGTCGCGACCGAGTGATGAGAATCGTGTTTCTTCCTTATCGGATAAAGTCTTCAAGTCGTGGATACACAGTTTACTCCCGATAG
- a CDS encoding helix-turn-helix transcriptional regulator: MELITVETIGEKIKRLRLEKGMSQSELADGFVTISMISQLERNRNTASVELLRHIARKLQIPLHELVEDDVGQMAMACQHKLVKVYLEIKEPNQAEPLLHQLRARNDLSQAESIELTVELGECWYQQKRYEETLGLLIPLSDELEAVNYDDARMLALIRYTIGNVYYGLQNYTHANYNYRKAYDYTSRFTLFDLLAAKISYNVGITLRKIGHSQESLFFLERTYKYFQGIGDMNKLAMTVYAQGISYKNLKDYAGAVDSFSTAMNIFFALNLMHQYHIIQHTMASTVTALEDPQRALSQLEKCAVAFKEQGSISDLVRVLTKKSAIQLDLENYEMAERELQQAEEFVITHNLHGTDEGAECFQACARYHLKLQDFKKCVDYALKSASVFDTIGLLVDQVDSLQIAAEAYEALADTGKAYDLQKRCVYLLRVLSDGKEGIL, translated from the coding sequence GTGGAACTCATTACGGTCGAAACAATTGGCGAAAAGATAAAGAGACTTAGGCTGGAGAAGGGCATGTCACAAAGTGAGCTCGCTGACGGTTTTGTGACAATATCGATGATTAGTCAACTCGAACGCAACAGGAATACAGCTTCTGTAGAATTATTGCGGCATATTGCCCGTAAATTACAAATTCCATTGCACGAGTTAGTAGAAGATGATGTTGGTCAGATGGCGATGGCATGCCAGCATAAACTGGTCAAGGTGTATCTTGAAATCAAGGAGCCTAATCAAGCTGAGCCGCTCTTGCACCAACTGAGAGCCAGAAATGATTTATCACAAGCAGAGTCGATTGAACTTACCGTGGAGCTTGGAGAATGCTGGTATCAGCAAAAGCGGTATGAAGAAACACTGGGATTGCTCATCCCCCTTTCGGATGAGTTGGAAGCGGTCAATTATGACGATGCGCGGATGTTGGCGCTGATCCGTTATACAATTGGGAATGTGTATTACGGCTTGCAGAATTATACGCATGCCAACTACAACTACCGTAAGGCGTATGACTATACGAGCCGGTTCACATTGTTTGATCTGCTAGCTGCAAAGATTTCGTACAACGTTGGGATCACCTTGAGGAAAATAGGTCATTCCCAAGAGTCGTTGTTTTTCTTGGAAAGGACTTATAAGTATTTTCAAGGCATTGGGGATATGAATAAGCTGGCGATGACCGTGTATGCGCAAGGAATCTCCTATAAAAACTTGAAAGATTACGCCGGTGCGGTTGATTCGTTCTCAACCGCTATGAATATCTTTTTTGCACTCAACTTAATGCACCAATATCACATCATTCAGCACACCATGGCTTCTACCGTGACTGCATTGGAAGATCCCCAACGGGCGTTGAGTCAATTAGAAAAATGTGCGGTAGCTTTTAAAGAGCAAGGCAGCATTTCGGATCTGGTTCGTGTGCTTACCAAAAAGTCCGCCATTCAGCTTGATCTGGAGAACTATGAGATGGCAGAAAGAGAGCTACAACAGGCGGAGGAGTTTGTGATTACTCACAATCTTCATGGCACTGACGAGGGTGCGGAATGTTTTCAGGCGTGTGCCCGTTATCATTTAAAGCTTCAAGATTTTAAAAAGTGCGTTGACTACGCTTTAAAATCGGCGTCAGTTTTTGATACAATTGGCTTATTGGTTGACCAAGTTGATTCCTTGCAAATTGCTGCCGAAGCATATGAAGCATTAGCGGACACAGGTAAGGCGTATGATCTTCAGAAGAGGTGTGTGTATCTTCTGCGAGTACTTAGTGACGGGAAGGAGGGGATATTATGA
- a CDS encoding transcriptional regulator has translation MYDAISQLKVVDIDQLCLHETHECVRLDKTCQAILVEGVLRNPPLAAKMKDGRYLILDGAHRTCSLQKLGCLRSVVQVVHDDYFQLESWHHIVPTGAWVDQLLEDPLLRIECAPLQIAAPAAPAASLASGSAAFSAVQPVATLVVATGTEHFIYPATDVDDPSARLNAWHQIVTSYCRDHSVQRIAAGEVAVPSHGQVLLRYPATTVEELDALVTANQVMPAGVTRCIVQGRLLNLRVPLDLLTAPDFQADVWAGLCDRWKQSLRLYSEAVYLCEV, from the coding sequence ATGTATGATGCGATCTCGCAGTTGAAAGTGGTCGACATCGATCAGCTCTGCCTGCATGAGACCCACGAGTGCGTAAGGCTGGATAAAACCTGCCAAGCCATCCTCGTCGAAGGCGTCCTGCGCAACCCGCCGCTCGCCGCGAAGATGAAAGACGGCCGCTACCTCATCCTCGACGGCGCCCACCGCACCTGCTCCCTGCAGAAGTTGGGCTGCCTGCGCAGCGTCGTGCAGGTGGTGCATGACGACTACTTCCAATTGGAGAGCTGGCATCATATCGTCCCGACCGGAGCCTGGGTGGATCAGTTGCTGGAAGACCCGTTGCTCAGAATTGAATGTGCACCATTGCAGATTGCCGCACCTGCCGCACCTGCCGCTTCGCTGGCGAGCGGGTCTGCAGCGTTCTCCGCAGTCCAACCGGTGGCGACCTTGGTCGTTGCCACAGGCACCGAGCATTTCATCTACCCGGCGACAGACGTTGACGATCCCTCAGCCCGCCTGAACGCATGGCATCAAATCGTCACCTCCTACTGCCGCGACCACTCCGTCCAACGGATCGCCGCAGGTGAAGTCGCAGTGCCTTCCCACGGCCAAGTCCTCCTGCGCTACCCGGCGACCACAGTCGAAGAACTCGACGCCCTCGTCACCGCCAACCAAGTCATGCCGGCCGGCGTCACCCGCTGCATCGTCCAAGGCCGCCTGCTCAACCTCCGCGTCCCGCTGGACCTCCTCACCGCGCCCGATTTTCAAGCGGATGTGTGGGCAGGGCTGTGTGATCGGTGGAAGCAGTCGCTGCGATTGTATTCGGAAGCGGTGTATTTGTGTGAGGTATGA
- the cas6 gene encoding CRISPR system precrRNA processing endoribonuclease RAMP protein Cas6 translates to MLKNLQFATYRFTLQAGKQGVELPPWKASTFRGGFGHVFKKLACMRADEACVKCQASSVCAYGYIFETAPEEETGGFMGRYEQIPRPYLLEVPVDRQTYYEPGEVLTLRLRLFGKGIDYAPLFVSTFRELGNSGIGKGRKPYRLNHVASEGVRREMDRMVYMEGGEQTHNPIISTGADVITDLDSANSDYSRLILFFETPLRMKWQGRYTSDPQFHIIFRNVLRRITGLLHYHHGLDTSSENFQELLQKAEQIKLVRQETKWVDYDRFSARQDAKMKLGGIMGWAQYEGDWKEFLPWLQVAELTHIGKNTVFDLGRIRIGS, encoded by the coding sequence ATGCTTAAAAACTTACAGTTCGCAACGTACCGCTTTACACTGCAGGCTGGCAAACAAGGGGTCGAATTGCCTCCATGGAAGGCATCGACCTTTCGTGGTGGATTCGGGCATGTTTTCAAGAAGCTTGCTTGTATGAGAGCTGATGAAGCTTGCGTAAAATGCCAAGCGAGTTCTGTATGCGCATACGGCTATATTTTTGAGACAGCTCCAGAAGAAGAAACAGGGGGATTCATGGGTCGATACGAGCAGATTCCGCGTCCTTACTTGCTGGAAGTACCTGTGGATCGGCAGACCTATTACGAGCCTGGGGAAGTACTGACACTGCGCTTGCGCTTGTTCGGCAAGGGGATCGACTACGCTCCATTGTTCGTTTCGACTTTTCGGGAGTTAGGCAACTCAGGTATTGGCAAGGGCCGAAAACCCTACCGCCTGAATCACGTGGCATCGGAAGGCGTGAGGCGGGAAATGGACAGAATGGTTTACATGGAGGGAGGAGAACAAACACACAATCCAATAATCTCTACTGGTGCAGACGTAATCACCGATCTTGATAGCGCCAACTCAGACTACTCTCGTCTAATACTTTTCTTTGAGACTCCACTTCGAATGAAATGGCAAGGCCGCTATACGAGTGACCCGCAATTTCATATCATCTTCCGCAATGTACTGCGCCGCATAACCGGGCTGCTTCACTACCACCACGGACTTGATACCAGTTCCGAAAACTTCCAAGAATTATTGCAAAAAGCAGAACAGATTAAACTCGTTCGACAGGAGACTAAATGGGTCGATTATGACCGGTTTTCCGCACGGCAAGATGCCAAAATGAAGCTCGGCGGCATTATGGGATGGGCGCAGTATGAAGGCGACTGGAAAGAGTTTTTGCCTTGGCTACAAGTTGCAGAGTTGACTCACATTGGCAAAAATACGGTCTTTGATCTTGGCAGAATTCGAATTGGGTCATGA
- a CDS encoding aldolase/citrate lyase family protein gives MLRPNELKQKLKAGDPAFGLFCSVPHPVMVELIALADYDFVILDTEHVLVNPETLENMIRAAEALHITPLVRVADPSKETILRALDGGAMGIVVPHVETKEQAAAIVRAARYYPEGMRSLNGGRPGAFGKSSLVDYMKRANEEILVIPMIESSTGVANIDDILSVDGIDMILEGSADLSQSYGLPWQIRSETVQTALRHVQKRTQAKGVPYCAIPRSAEDLEPLYLSGVRAFVLGDERGIAFRALNAHRKTFHNLIPTEVPIP, from the coding sequence ATGCTGCGACCGAATGAGTTGAAGCAGAAACTGAAGGCGGGAGATCCCGCGTTCGGCCTGTTCTGCTCCGTGCCGCATCCGGTGATGGTCGAGCTGATCGCGCTGGCCGACTATGATTTTGTCATCCTCGACACCGAACATGTGCTGGTCAACCCGGAAACGCTGGAGAACATGATCCGCGCCGCCGAAGCGCTGCACATCACGCCGCTGGTGCGGGTCGCCGACCCCAGCAAAGAAACGATCCTCCGCGCCCTCGACGGCGGGGCCATGGGCATCGTCGTCCCCCACGTCGAGACCAAAGAGCAAGCCGCAGCGATCGTCCGCGCCGCCCGCTACTACCCAGAAGGCATGCGCAGTTTAAACGGAGGCCGTCCCGGCGCGTTTGGCAAAAGCAGCCTCGTCGACTACATGAAACGGGCGAACGAAGAGATCCTCGTCATCCCGATGATCGAAAGCAGCACGGGCGTGGCGAACATTGACGACATCCTTTCGGTGGACGGCATCGACATGATCCTCGAAGGATCGGCCGACCTCTCCCAGTCCTACGGCCTGCCTTGGCAAATCCGTAGCGAAACTGTGCAGACCGCGCTGCGCCATGTACAAAAACGCACCCAGGCCAAAGGCGTGCCTTACTGCGCCATCCCGCGGTCTGCAGAAGATCTCGAACCCTTGTATCTCAGCGGCGTCCGCGCCTTTGTGCTTGGCGATGAGCGGGGCATCGCGTTTCGCGCACTAAACGCGCACCGGAAAACGTTTCACAACCTGATCCCCACGGAGGTACCCATCCCATGA
- the cas3 gene encoding CRISPR-associated helicase Cas3', which produces MDIGFQEFFQETFGNKPYPYQVQVAEQVLLDKNMVLVAPTGAGKTYAALAPFLYSKKIGKPVADRVIYALPLRALASSLHQSTEEIVKEKLGLDVTLQMGNQPDDPYFQGDIVFTTIDQLLSAYVGLAFGTSAPASNIPPGALIGAQVIIDEFHLLSYQEALLTFLEMMKRLKHFTQFFVMTATAPSEIVDRISLHLNTTPIRLSNMNQLNRTRSLQWHEEPLSVDAILKSRGDKTLVVINTVDRAQQLYLELQSRLVDEGMHLPVRCLHSRMFEKDRQDTEKWVHERFYKKAKAPAILVATQVVEVGLDISADVLITDLCPANALLQRAGRCARYEEEIGKIHVFSLVDAEGERLPSPYDVERLCLTEEFLISNVPSQMTPEFEQSIVEYVHGTLDVKELNEAFLDLPARADVIEQSLVSGEGNVQELVRLIDNVSVLVHNAPESLRLENKPERVSISTFRLYKLIKQELEKVKEYDIGWYPIFEKSQSKGLEVTWAPIRSERDIRGCSLVCLSPQIVNYQKDVGLLLPPFSGNRKCLMSKEQKTDHARANQPFRYVRETYLEHVERIRSLFQHEEQLHMFRVANDKLSKQLRGQDGQLLIAYVAELVGALHDVGKLTKKYQIAVRKWQVQYRNKDESDLLAHTDYDGLNPADRKESKKKMYERGNHAVEGALMSLPIFDETALRFDGQAQEHAYFAMVLAIMRHHNAFSENYKEFSIAKRAEEIVGKSLSGLFDGGVQLNHEAEDLSSYKNRLIKPDVLALYWYLVRRVRLNDQLSQRLLHEGKEDQNGARITVDSV; this is translated from the coding sequence ATGGACATTGGATTTCAGGAATTTTTTCAAGAAACGTTTGGCAATAAACCATATCCATACCAAGTACAAGTAGCCGAGCAAGTCCTGTTGGACAAAAACATGGTGCTTGTTGCGCCAACAGGCGCAGGCAAGACCTACGCTGCTTTGGCGCCGTTCCTGTATTCAAAGAAAATCGGAAAGCCGGTTGCAGATCGCGTAATCTATGCCTTGCCGCTCCGTGCTCTCGCCTCCTCGCTACATCAATCGACAGAAGAGATCGTTAAAGAAAAATTGGGGTTGGACGTCACTCTTCAAATGGGGAACCAACCTGATGACCCCTATTTTCAAGGGGACATCGTTTTTACGACGATCGATCAACTCTTGAGTGCCTATGTAGGTCTTGCATTCGGAACTTCTGCCCCGGCGTCAAATATACCGCCGGGTGCACTCATTGGTGCGCAAGTGATCATCGATGAATTCCATCTCTTGTCTTATCAGGAAGCTTTGCTAACGTTTTTGGAGATGATGAAACGGTTGAAGCACTTCACCCAATTTTTTGTGATGACTGCAACAGCCCCATCCGAGATCGTTGATCGCATCTCCCTGCATTTGAACACGACACCAATACGGCTGAGTAACATGAATCAACTCAATAGGACACGAAGTCTTCAGTGGCATGAGGAGCCCCTAAGTGTTGATGCGATCCTAAAGAGTCGCGGGGATAAAACTCTTGTTGTCATCAATACAGTTGACAGGGCGCAGCAGCTCTACCTAGAACTGCAATCTCGCCTTGTTGATGAGGGCATGCACCTTCCTGTCAGATGCCTTCACTCAAGGATGTTTGAGAAAGATCGACAGGACACGGAGAAATGGGTTCATGAGAGATTTTATAAAAAAGCGAAAGCCCCTGCTATCTTGGTGGCGACTCAGGTTGTAGAAGTTGGTCTAGACATCTCGGCTGATGTTCTGATAACGGATCTTTGCCCGGCCAACGCACTTTTGCAGCGTGCTGGACGTTGCGCGCGCTATGAAGAAGAAATCGGGAAAATACATGTTTTCTCGTTGGTAGATGCGGAGGGGGAGCGATTACCATCTCCATACGATGTTGAGCGGTTGTGCTTAACTGAGGAATTTCTAATCAGCAACGTCCCCAGTCAGATGACTCCTGAGTTTGAGCAGTCCATCGTTGAATACGTACACGGAACCTTGGATGTTAAGGAACTAAACGAAGCCTTTCTTGATTTGCCTGCCAGAGCTGATGTGATTGAACAGTCTTTGGTTTCTGGGGAGGGTAATGTCCAAGAGCTTGTACGTCTCATAGACAATGTGAGTGTATTGGTACATAACGCACCTGAGAGTTTACGATTGGAAAACAAACCGGAGCGTGTTTCGATTTCAACCTTCAGGCTCTACAAGTTGATCAAGCAGGAGCTGGAGAAGGTTAAAGAATACGATATCGGCTGGTATCCGATCTTTGAGAAGAGCCAATCTAAGGGGCTGGAAGTCACCTGGGCACCAATTCGATCAGAACGTGACATTAGGGGATGTTCACTGGTCTGTCTCTCTCCGCAGATTGTGAACTATCAAAAGGATGTTGGTTTGTTGCTGCCTCCTTTTTCCGGTAATCGTAAGTGCCTCATGTCTAAAGAGCAAAAAACAGATCACGCGAGGGCCAATCAACCTTTTCGTTATGTGCGAGAGACGTACTTGGAGCACGTAGAGCGAATTCGCTCCCTCTTTCAACATGAAGAGCAATTGCATATGTTTCGAGTCGCGAACGACAAGTTGAGTAAGCAGCTTCGGGGACAGGATGGTCAGCTTTTAATCGCTTACGTTGCGGAATTGGTCGGTGCTTTGCATGATGTGGGCAAACTCACAAAAAAGTATCAGATTGCTGTTAGGAAATGGCAAGTTCAGTATAGGAACAAAGACGAATCGGACCTGCTGGCACACACCGATTACGACGGTCTCAATCCAGCGGACCGGAAGGAATCGAAAAAGAAAATGTATGAGCGAGGGAATCATGCAGTCGAAGGGGCGCTGATGAGCCTTCCCATTTTCGATGAGACTGCCTTGAGGTTTGATGGTCAAGCACAGGAGCACGCATACTTTGCAATGGTTCTCGCAATCATGAGACACCACAACGCATTTAGTGAGAATTATAAAGAATTCTCAATTGCCAAGCGGGCGGAAGAAATAGTAGGGAAAAGTCTTTCTGGGTTATTTGATGGAGGGGTGCAACTGAATCATGAAGCTGAAGATCTGAGCAGCTACAAAAACAGGTTAATCAAACCTGACGTTCTCGCGTTGTACTGGTACTTGGTGCGAAGAGTGCGTCTTAATGACCAATTGTCCCAGCGTCTGTTGCACGAGGGAAAGGAGGATCAGAATGGAGCTCGTATCACAGTGGACTCTGTATAA
- a CDS encoding DUF2397 family protein, with product MGQLDRAASQSKLQKHCRNQTKNFHYQLTPLTVAIERTLLGWENTEHTDRGALDRAVFDRLLGILKRIIETHAQLEDAELHSTWTELFHWLNELSKNTVDFFAKSEHLEKSMSQPFESFQEQNSVFIEYLKSFIFTLQLKAPFIEAVLDQADSQDVDMSFARVVR from the coding sequence GTGGGGCAACTTGATCGAGCGGCAAGTCAATCGAAACTTCAAAAGCATTGCCGAAATCAAACAAAAAACTTCCACTACCAGCTGACACCGCTGACAGTCGCAATCGAGCGCACCTTACTAGGATGGGAAAACACAGAACACACCGACCGTGGCGCACTAGACCGCGCGGTCTTTGATCGGCTGCTTGGCATCTTAAAACGCATCATCGAAACACATGCCCAACTTGAAGATGCAGAACTTCATTCGACATGGACTGAATTGTTCCACTGGTTGAATGAGCTCAGCAAAAATACTGTCGACTTTTTTGCTAAATCTGAACACCTCGAGAAAAGCATGTCGCAACCTTTCGAGAGTTTCCAAGAGCAGAATTCCGTTTTCATCGAGTATTTGAAAAGCTTCATCTTCACCTTGCAGCTCAAAGCGCCGTTTATCGAAGCTGTCCTCGACCAAGCCGATTCGCAGGATGTAGACATGAGCTTCGCGCGTGTGGTTCGCTAA